From the Streptococcus oralis ATCC 35037 genome, one window contains:
- a CDS encoding replication initiator protein A → MKRISARQVQSSERFYRIPKIFVESPLYKPMSTDAKFTYAILKDRFELSLRNNWIDKNGDVYLIYTITELQEILGYGNKKVIKLKKELQEYGLLEEVRQGLNKPNLLYLGNIDYQALPTEETHSNPSATAEMSKRHFQKNQGNVKITSQKMSKRHANDTENNETELSNDTNRYKSESSLSDLSISEAFKMGQHGFLSPQLVQKLSLFGKDAKILENKIYQSKRQVEKNYNNLLANQEIYGEVWLQDLERELDKLIFKIKTGEAEGKPIQNIPAYFYKMMIRFWKMALLIEKEQGFMEVSGQSEYARKSPAECPSLIAYYYPDKLSEMKLNSYLSELSKGVETC, encoded by the coding sequence ATGAAGCGAATTTCTGCAAGACAAGTTCAATCAAGTGAAAGATTTTATAGAATACCAAAAATATTTGTTGAATCACCACTTTATAAACCGATGAGTACAGATGCTAAATTCACTTACGCTATCTTGAAAGACCGTTTTGAACTATCTCTTAGAAATAACTGGATTGATAAAAATGGAGATGTCTATCTGATTTATACAATTACTGAACTCCAAGAAATTTTAGGCTATGGAAATAAAAAAGTTATTAAACTAAAAAAAGAGCTTCAGGAATATGGCCTCTTAGAAGAAGTTCGACAAGGTTTGAATAAGCCTAACCTACTGTACTTAGGCAATATTGACTATCAAGCTCTTCCTACTGAAGAAACTCACTCCAACCCATCGGCAACAGCGGAAATGTCAAAACGACACTTCCAAAAAAATCAAGGAAATGTCAAAATAACATCTCAAAAAATGTCGAAACGACACGCTAATGATACTGAGAATAACGAGACTGAATTATCTAATGATACTAATCGATACAAGAGCGAATCATCTCTTTCTGATTTATCAATCTCTGAAGCATTTAAAATGGGGCAACATGGTTTTCTTTCCCCTCAACTAGTTCAGAAACTCAGTTTGTTTGGAAAAGATGCAAAAATTCTTGAAAATAAAATCTATCAATCGAAACGTCAAGTTGAGAAGAATTACAACAACCTCTTAGCTAATCAGGAAATTTATGGAGAGGTTTGGTTACAGGATCTTGAACGTGAGCTTGATAAATTGATTTTCAAAATTAAAACAGGAGAGGCTGAAGGAAAACCAATCCAGAATATCCCAGCCTATTTCTACAAAATGATGATTCGTTTTTGGAAGATGGCTTTACTCATTGAAAAAGAACAGGGCTTTATGGAGGTATCAGGACAAAGTGAATATGCTAGAAAATCCCCTGCTGAGTGTCCTAGTCTTATTGCATACTATTATCCAGATAAACTGTCGGAGATGAAACTCAATAGCTATTTATCAGAATTGTCTAAGGGAGTTGAAACATGTTAA
- a CDS encoding SDR family NAD(P)-dependent oxidoreductase, with protein MRTILITGASGGLAQEMIKLLPQDQLILLGRNKEKLVQLYGNHPQAELIEIDITDAQALEELVAELYQRYGKIDVLINNAGYGIFEDFDKISDQDIHQMFEVNTFALMNLSRRLGAFMKERGKGHIINIVSMAGLIATGKSSLYSATKFAAIGFSNALRLELMPYGVYVTTVNPGPIRTGFFDQADPDGSYLKSVDRFLLEPDAVARKIVKTIGKNKRELNLPILLHLAHKFYTLFPKLADKLAGETFNYK; from the coding sequence ATGCGTACGATTCTTATAACAGGAGCTAGCGGAGGTCTAGCCCAAGAAATGATCAAACTCTTGCCTCAAGATCAACTCATTTTGCTAGGTAGAAATAAGGAAAAACTAGTTCAGCTATACGGAAATCATCCTCAGGCAGAATTGATTGAGATTGATATTACCGATGCTCAAGCCTTAGAAGAACTAGTGGCTGAACTCTATCAGCGTTATGGTAAGATTGATGTTTTGATTAATAACGCTGGTTACGGGATTTTTGAGGATTTTGACAAGATTTCAGATCAAGATATTCATCAGATGTTTGAGGTTAACACCTTTGCTTTGATGAATCTGTCTCGTCGTCTTGGAGCTTTCATGAAGGAGAGGGGAAAAGGACATATCATCAATATCGTCAGCATGGCAGGGTTGATAGCGACTGGCAAGTCTAGTCTCTATTCAGCGACCAAGTTTGCGGCCATCGGTTTTTCAAATGCTTTACGGCTCGAACTCATGCCTTATGGTGTCTATGTGACGACGGTTAATCCCGGTCCTATCCGTACAGGGTTTTTCGACCAGGCTGACCCAGACGGCAGTTATCTAAAATCAGTTGACCGCTTCCTTCTCGAGCCAGATGCAGTAGCTAGAAAGATTGTCAAAACCATAGGAAAAAACAAACGGGAACTAAATCTTCCAATCTTGCTCCATTTAGCCCATAAATTTTATACTCTTTTCCCTAAGCTAGCAGATAAGTTGGCAGGTGAGACTTTTAATTATAAGTAA
- the bgaA gene encoding LPXTG-anchored adhesin/beta-galactosidase BgaA, whose amino-acid sequence MEKGHWNRKRVYSIRKFAVGACSVMIGTCAVLFGGSVIGESPVFADETSIAHTVEQAKEESPAVEEKGDQTVAEHKDAASVDQSQAAPIEASKPEVKEEEPVVPKEEKASLKPEETAPKVESQASSQEKPVKEDLKAATNEEVNQMIEDRKVNFNQNWHFKLNANSKEAVKPDADVSSWQKLDLPHDWSIFNDFDHQSPAQNEGGQLNGGEAWYRKTFKLDEKDLKKNVRLTFDGVYMDSQVYVNGQLVGHYPNGYNQFSYDITKYLHKDGRENVIAVHAVNKQPSSRWYSGSGIYRDVTLQMTDKVHVEKNGTTILTPKLEQQQHGKVETHVASKIVNTDDKDHELVAEYQIVERGGQAVTGLVRTASRTLKAHESTSLDAILEVEQPKLWTVLNDKPALYELITRVYRDGQLVDAKKDLFGYRYYHWTPNEGFSLNGERIKFHGVSLHHDHGALGAEENYKAEYRRLKQMKEMGVNAIRTTHNPASPQTLQIAAELGLLVQEEAFDTWYGGKKPYDYGRFFEKDATHPEARKGEKWSDYDLRTMVERDKNNPAVFMWSIGNEIGEANGNAHSLATVKRLVKVIKDVDTTRYVTMGADKFRFGDGSGDHEKIANELDAVGFNYSEDNYKKLRAKHPNWLIYGSETSSATRTRGSYYRPEQELKHSNGPERHYEQSDYGNDRVGWGKTATDSWTFDRDNAGYAGQFIWTGTDYIGEPTPWHNQNQTPVKSSYFGIVDTAGIPKHDFYLYQSQWVSAKKKPMVHLLPHWNWENRELASKVEDSDGKIPVRAYSNAASVELFLNGQSLGVKKFNKKQTSDGRTYQEGANAKELYLEWKVAYQPGTLEAVARDEAGKEIARDKITTAGQPAGVRLVKEEHAIAADGKDLTYIYYEIVDSEGNVVPTANNLVRFQLHGQGQLVGVDNGEQASRERYKAQPDGSWIRRAFNGKGVAIVKSTEQAGKFTLTAHSDLLKSGQVTVFTGKKEDQEKTVLGTEVPKVRTVIEKEPKMPKTVGFIYSDGSREKRPVTWSSVDVSQAGVVTVKGMADGREVEARVEILAIANELPTVKRVAPGTDLSAVDKYVSIAVTDGSVQEYEVDKWEISEADKAKLSVAGSRIQMTGQLGGETIHATLVVEEGNPAAPAVPNVTVGGESVTGLTTQNPMQYRTLAYGASLPEVVASAENADVTVVQASAANGMRASIYVQPKDGGPLQTYAIQFLEEAPKIDHLSLQVEKADALKEDQTVKLSVLAHYQDGTQAVLPADKVTFSTSGEGEVAVRKGMLELHKPGTVTLKAEYEGAKGQVELTIQANTETKVAQSIRPVNVVTDLHQEPTLPTTVTVEYDKGFPKTHKVTWQSIPKEKLDSYQTFEVLGKVEGIDLEARAKVSVEGIVSVEEVSVTTPIAEAPQLPESVRTYDSNGHVSSAKVTWDAIRTEQYAKEGVFTVNGRLEGTQLTTKLHVRVSAQTEKGANISDQWTGSELPLAFASDSNPTDPVSNVNDKLISFNDRPANRWTNWNRSNPEASVGVLFGDSGILSKRSVDNLSVGFHEDHGVGVPKSYVIEYYVGKTVPTAPKNPSFVGEENHAFNDPANWKEVSNLKAPAQLKAGEMNHFSFDKVETYAVRIRMVRLDSKKGTSITEVQIFAKQVAAAKQGQTRIQVDGKDLANFNPDLTDYYLESVDGKVPAVTASVSNNGLATVVPSVREGEPVRVIAKAENGDILGEYRLHFTSNKDLLSRKPVAAVKQARLLQVGQPLELPTKVPVYFTGKDDYETKDLAVEWEEVPAEKLTKAGQFTVRGRVLGSDLVAEFTVRVTDKLGEALSNNPEYDENSNRAFASATNDIDRNSHDRVDYLNDGNHSENRRWTNWSPTPSSNPEVSAGVIFRENGKIVERTVAQAKLHFFADSGTDAPSKLVLERYVGPEFEVPTYYSNYQAYDTDHPFNNPENWEAVPYRADKDIEAGDEINVTFKAVKAKAMRWRMERKADKKGVAIIEMTFLAPSELPQESTQSKILVDGKELPDFAEDRQDYQITYKGQRPKVSVEESNQVASTVVDSGDDSLPVLVRLVSESGKQVKEYRIHLTKEKPVSEKTVAAVQEDLPKLEFVENDLAYKTVEKKDSMLYLGETRVEQEGKVGKERIFTAINPDGSKEEKLREVVEAPTDRIVLVGTKPGTSLPEDEVKNLVLDRPELIVEEEIIDFKVQERKSDKLYLGETRVLQEGQKGIRLHLIEVENGKRQLKETYDKVAAQDRIVEVGTKPGTSLPEDEVKNLVLNRPELVIEEETIDFKVQEQKNDQLPVGQTRVLQEGQKGIRVHLIEVENGKRTEKESYDKVMAQDRIVEVGTASETTKPVPQESTKPQVSEKADAKEISSSEASQAQAEQLPNTGSAESQAALVAGLALLGLSAGLVATKGKKED is encoded by the coding sequence ATGGAAAAAGGCCATTGGAATCGTAAAAGAGTCTACAGCATTCGTAAGTTTGCCGTAGGCGCTTGCTCTGTCATGATTGGAACCTGTGCGGTTCTATTTGGAGGAAGTGTCATTGGAGAATCACCAGTTTTCGCGGATGAAACTTCTATCGCCCACACTGTGGAACAAGCAAAAGAGGAAAGTCCGGCAGTGGAGGAAAAAGGAGATCAAACTGTAGCAGAGCACAAGGATGCTGCAAGTGTCGACCAAAGTCAAGCTGCTCCCATTGAAGCAAGCAAACCAGAGGTGAAAGAAGAGGAACCTGTAGTTCCAAAAGAGGAGAAAGCATCTCTAAAACCTGAAGAAACAGCACCAAAGGTAGAATCTCAAGCTTCAAGTCAAGAAAAACCTGTTAAGGAAGATTTGAAGGCTGCGACAAATGAAGAAGTAAATCAAATGATTGAAGACAGAAAAGTGAATTTTAATCAAAATTGGCACTTTAAACTCAATGCAAACTCCAAAGAAGCTGTGAAACCAGATGCAGATGTTTCGTCATGGCAAAAATTGGATCTCCCACACGACTGGAGTATCTTTAACGATTTTGACCATCAATCACCTGCCCAAAACGAAGGTGGACAGCTCAATGGTGGTGAAGCTTGGTATCGTAAGACCTTTAAACTTGATGAAAAAGATCTCAAGAAGAATGTTCGTTTGACCTTTGATGGGGTCTACATGGATTCTCAAGTCTATGTCAATGGCCAGTTAGTGGGACATTATCCAAATGGTTATAACCAGTTCTCTTACGATATTACTAAATACCTCCACAAAGATGGTCGTGAGAATGTGATTGCTGTCCATGCGGTTAACAAACAACCAAGTAGCCGCTGGTACTCTGGTAGCGGTATCTACCGTGATGTGACCTTGCAAATGACAGATAAAGTTCATGTTGAGAAGAATGGGACAACCATCTTAACACCAAAGCTAGAACAACAGCAACATGGCAAGGTTGAAACGCATGTGGCCAGCAAAATCGTCAATACAGACGATAAAGACCATGAACTGGTGGCAGAGTATCAAATCGTTGAACGTGGTGGTCAGGCTGTAACAGGCTTGGTTCGTACAGCGAGTCGTACCTTGAAAGCACATGAGTCAACAAGTCTTGATGCTATTTTAGAAGTTGAACAACCAAAACTCTGGACCGTTTTAAATGACAAACCTGCCTTGTACGAATTGATTACGCGTGTTTACCGTGATGGTCAATTGGTGGATGCTAAGAAGGATCTGTTTGGTTACCGTTACTATCATTGGACTCCAAATGAAGGATTCTCTTTGAATGGTGAACGCATTAAATTCCATGGTGTTTCCTTACACCATGACCACGGAGCGCTTGGAGCAGAAGAAAACTATAAGGCAGAATACCGTCGTCTCAAACAAATGAAGGAGATGGGCGTTAACGCCATCCGTACAACTCATAACCCTGCAAGTCCACAGACCTTGCAAATCGCAGCAGAACTTGGTTTGCTCGTTCAGGAAGAGGCCTTTGATACTTGGTATGGTGGTAAGAAACCTTATGACTACGGACGTTTCTTTGAAAAAGACGCTACTCACCCAGAAGCTAGAAAAGGTGAAAAATGGTCTGACTATGATCTTCGTACCATGGTCGAAAGAGATAAAAACAACCCAGCTGTCTTCATGTGGTCTATCGGAAACGAAATCGGTGAAGCCAATGGTAATGCTCACTCTCTTGCAACGGTTAAACGCTTAGTAAAAGTGATTAAAGATGTTGATACTACACGTTATGTTACCATGGGAGCAGATAAGTTCCGCTTTGGTGATGGTAGCGGTGATCATGAGAAAATTGCTAATGAACTGGATGCAGTTGGTTTCAACTATTCAGAAGACAACTACAAGAAACTTCGTGCGAAACATCCAAACTGGTTGATTTACGGTTCGGAAACATCTTCAGCTACCCGTACACGTGGAAGTTACTATCGCCCTGAACAGGAATTGAAACATAGTAACGGACCTGAGCGCCATTACGAACAGTCTGACTATGGTAATGACCGAGTTGGCTGGGGTAAAACGGCAACAGATTCATGGACATTTGACCGTGACAACGCTGGCTATGCTGGACAGTTTATCTGGACAGGTACGGACTATATCGGTGAACCTACACCATGGCACAACCAAAACCAAACTCCCGTTAAGAGCTCTTACTTTGGTATCGTAGATACAGCCGGTATTCCAAAACATGACTTTTATCTCTACCAAAGCCAATGGGTTTCTGCCAAGAAGAAACCGATGGTGCACCTTCTTCCTCACTGGAACTGGGAAAATAGAGAATTGGCATCGAAAGTTGAAGATTCAGACGGAAAAATTCCAGTTCGTGCCTACTCAAACGCTGCAAGCGTAGAATTGTTCTTAAATGGTCAATCTCTTGGAGTTAAGAAGTTCAACAAGAAACAAACCAGTGATGGCCGCACTTACCAAGAAGGTGCCAATGCTAAGGAACTCTATCTTGAATGGAAGGTTGCGTACCAACCAGGTACTTTAGAAGCTGTAGCTCGCGATGAAGCTGGAAAAGAAATTGCACGTGATAAGATCACGACTGCAGGCCAACCAGCAGGTGTTCGCCTCGTCAAGGAAGAACACGCAATCGCAGCAGATGGAAAAGACTTGACCTACATCTACTACGAAATCGTAGATAGTGAAGGAAATGTGGTACCAACTGCCAATAATTTGGTTCGTTTCCAATTGCATGGACAAGGTCAACTGGTTGGTGTTGATAATGGGGAACAAGCCAGCCGTGAACGCTACAAGGCACAACCTGATGGTTCTTGGATCCGCAGAGCCTTTAACGGTAAAGGGGTTGCCATTGTTAAATCAACTGAGCAAGCAGGTAAATTCACGCTAACAGCCCATTCAGATCTCTTGAAATCTGGTCAAGTAACGGTCTTTACTGGTAAAAAAGAAGACCAAGAAAAGACCGTTCTCGGAACCGAAGTACCAAAAGTACGTACTGTTATTGAGAAAGAGCCAAAAATGCCGAAGACAGTCGGTTTTATCTACAGTGATGGCAGTCGTGAAAAACGTCCAGTAACTTGGTCTTCAGTTGATGTGAGCCAAGCAGGAGTTGTGACTGTTAAAGGTATGGCAGACGGACGCGAAGTTGAGGCCCGTGTCGAAATTCTAGCAATCGCAAATGAGCTTCCAACTGTTAAGCGTGTTGCTCCAGGAACAGACTTGAGCGCTGTTGACAAATACGTTTCTATTGCTGTTACGGATGGAAGCGTACAAGAATACGAAGTTGATAAGTGGGAGATTTCGGAAGCAGATAAAGCTAAACTGTCAGTTGCAGGATCACGTATTCAAATGACTGGTCAACTGGGTGGTGAGACTATTCACGCTACCCTTGTGGTAGAAGAAGGTAATCCTGCGGCTCCTGCAGTACCAAATGTAACTGTTGGTGGCGAATCTGTCACTGGTCTTACTACTCAAAATCCAATGCAATATCGAACTCTTGCTTACGGTGCATCCTTGCCAGAAGTTGTAGCAAGTGCTGAAAATGCGGATGTTACTGTAGTCCAAGCAAGTGCAGCAAACGGCATGCGTGCAAGCATCTATGTTCAACCAAAAGATGGTGGACCTCTTCAAACCTATGCAATTCAATTCCTTGAAGAAGCACCGAAAATTGACCACTTGAGCTTACAAGTGGAGAAAGCTGATGCTCTCAAAGAAGACCAAACAGTCAAATTGTCTGTACTCGCTCACTATCAAGACGGAACACAAGCAGTTCTACCAGCAGATAAGGTGACCTTCTCTACAAGTGGTGAAGGGGAAGTCGCAGTTCGTAAAGGAATGCTTGAGCTGCATAAGCCAGGAACAGTCACTCTGAAAGCGGAATATGAGGGAGCTAAAGGCCAAGTTGAACTCACTATCCAAGCCAATACTGAGACGAAGGTTGCGCAATCTATCCGTCCAGTAAATGTAGTGACAGACTTGCATCAAGAACCTACTCTTCCAACAACAGTAACGGTTGAGTATGACAAAGGTTTCCCTAAAACTCATAAAGTCACTTGGCAATCTATTCCGAAAGAAAAACTTGACTCCTATCAAACATTTGAAGTACTAGGTAAAGTTGAAGGAATTGACCTTGAAGCGCGTGCTAAAGTATCTGTAGAAGGCATCGTTTCAGTTGAAGAAGTCAGTGTGACAACTCCAATCGCAGAAGCACCACAATTACCAGAAAGCGTTCGTACCTACGATTCAAATGGCCACGTTTCATCAGCTAAGGTTACTTGGGATGCGATTCGTACAGAGCAATACGCCAAGGAAGGTGTCTTTACAGTTAATGGTCGCCTAGAAGGTACGCAATTAACAACTAAACTTCATGTTCGCGTATCTGCTCAAACTGAGAAAGGTGCAAACATTTCTGACCAATGGACCGGATCAGAATTGCCACTTGCCTTTGCTTCAGACTCAAATCCAACTGATCCTGTTTCAAACGTCAACGATAAATTGATTTCCTTTAATGACCGCCCAGCTAACCGTTGGACAAACTGGAACCGTAGTAATCCAGAAGCTTCAGTTGGTGTCCTATTCGGAGATTCAGGTATTTTGAGCAAACGTTCAGTTGATAATCTAAGTGTCGGATTCCACGAAGACCACGGAGTTGGCGTACCGAAGTCTTATGTGATTGAATATTATGTCGGGAAGACCGTTCCAACAGCCCCTAAAAACCCTAGCTTTGTAGGTGAGGAAAACCATGCCTTTAATGATCCTGCAAACTGGAAAGAGGTAAGCAATCTCAAAGCACCAGCTCAATTAAAAGCTGGAGAAATGAATCATTTCAGCTTTGATAAAGTTGAGACCTATGCGGTTCGCATTCGTATGGTTCGACTTGATAGCAAGAAAGGAACGTCTATCACAGAAGTACAAATTTTTGCGAAACAAGTTGCGGCAGCTAAACAAGGACAAACAAGAATCCAAGTTGACGGTAAAGACTTAGCAAACTTTAACCCAGATTTGACAGACTACTACCTTGAGTCTGTAGATGGAAAAGTTCCTGCAGTAACAGCAAGTGTTAGCAACAATGGTCTCGCCACCGTCGTTCCAAGTGTTCGTGAAGGTGAGCCAGTTCGTGTTATCGCGAAGGCTGAAAATGGTGATATCCTAGGAGAATACCGTCTACACTTTACAAGCAATAAAGACTTGCTCTCTCGTAAACCAGTTGCCGCGGTCAAACAAGCTCGCTTGCTACAAGTAGGGCAACCGCTTGAATTGCCAACTAAGGTTCCTGTTTATTTCACAGGTAAAGACGATTACGAAACAAAAGACTTGGCAGTAGAATGGGAAGAAGTTCCAGCAGAAAAGCTGACAAAAGCAGGTCAATTTACCGTTCGAGGTCGTGTCCTTGGTAGTGATCTTGTTGCTGAGTTCACTGTACGAGTGACAGACAAACTTGGCGAAGCTCTTTCAAATAACCCAGAGTATGATGAAAATAGTAACCGCGCCTTTGCTTCAGCCACTAACGACATTGATAGAAACTCCCATGACCGTGTGGACTATCTCAATGACGGAAATCATTCAGAAAATCGTCGTTGGACAAACTGGTCTCCAACACCATCTTCTAATCCAGAAGTATCAGCAGGTGTGATCTTCCGTGAAAATGGTAAGATTGTAGAACGGACTGTAGCGCAAGCCAAACTTCATTTCTTTGCAGATAGTGGTACGGATGCACCATCTAAACTCGTTTTAGAACGCTATGTCGGTCCAGAGTTTGAAGTGCCAACCTACTATTCAAACTACCAAGCCTACGACACAGACCATCCATTCAACAATCCAGAAAATTGGGAAGCTGTTCCTTATCGTGCGGATAAAGACATTGAAGCCGGTGATGAAATTAACGTTACCTTTAAAGCTGTCAAAGCCAAAGCCATGAGATGGCGTATGGAACGCAAAGCGGATAAGAAGGGTGTTGCGATAATTGAGATGACCTTCCTTGCTCCGAGTGAATTGCCTCAAGAAAGTACCCAATCAAAAATTCTTGTAGATGGAAAAGAACTTCCTGACTTCGCTGAAGATCGTCAAGACTACCAAATCACCTATAAAGGTCAACGTCCAAAAGTCTCAGTCGAAGAAAGTAATCAAGTAGCTTCAACAGTTGTAGATAGCGGAGACGATAGCCTTCCAGTACTTGTTCGCCTTGTTTCAGAAAGTGGAAAACAAGTCAAGGAATACCGCATCCACTTGACTAAGGAAAAACCAGTTTCTGAGAAGACTGTTGCTGCTGTACAAGAAGATCTTCCAAAACTCGAATTTGTTGAAAACGATTTGGCCTACAAGACAGTTGAGAAAAAGGATTCAATGCTGTATCTAGGAGAAACTCGTGTAGAACAAGAAGGAAAAGTTGGTAAAGAACGGATCTTTACAGCGATTAATCCTGATGGAAGTAAGGAAGAAAAACTTCGCGAAGTGGTAGAGGCTCCGACAGACCGCATCGTCTTGGTCGGAACAAAACCAGGAACCTCTCTTCCAGAAGACGAAGTGAAGAACCTTGTCCTCGACAGACCCGAACTTATAGTCGAAGAAGAAATCATTGACTTCAAGGTTCAGGAGCGTAAGTCTGATAAGTTGTACCTAGGAGAAACTCGTGTCCTACAAGAAGGTCAAAAAGGTATTCGTCTTCACTTGATTGAAGTGGAAAATGGAAAACGTCAGCTTAAAGAAACTTACGATAAAGTCGCTGCTCAAGATCGTATAGTAGAAGTTGGCACTAAACCAGGAACTTCTCTTCCAGAAGATGAAGTGAAGAACCTAGTCCTTAACAGACCAGAACTTGTAATCGAAGAAGAAACAATTGATTTCAAGGTTCAGGAACAAAAGAATGATCAGCTTCCAGTAGGTCAAACTCGTGTTCTCCAAGAAGGTCAAAAAGGTATCCGTGTTCACTTGATCGAAGTTGAAAATGGCAAGCGAACTGAAAAAGAAAGCTATGATAAAGTCATGGCTCAAGATCGCATTGTAGAAGTTGGTACGGCTAGTGAAACAACTAAACCAGTACCTCAAGAATCTACAAAACCACAAGTATCAGAAAAAGCAGATGCAAAAGAAATCTCCTCAAGTGAAGCTAGTCAAGCTCAAGCAGAGCAGTTACCAAATACAGGAAGTGCAGAAAGTCAAGCAGCTCTAGTAGCAGGTTTAGCTCTTCTTGGTTTGAGTGCAGGTTTAGTGGCCACTAAAGGTAAAAAAGAGGACTAG